A genome region from Camelina sativa cultivar DH55 chromosome 10, Cs, whole genome shotgun sequence includes the following:
- the LOC104718513 gene encoding phytochrome E-like isoform X2 gives MGFESSSSAASNMKPLGGDSKPQKSNTAQYSVDAGLFADFDHSIYSGKSFNYSKSVISPPSYVPDEHITAYLSNIQRGGLVQPFGCLIAVEEPSFRILGVSENSAEFLGLLSLASSSHSAGGEFDKVKGLIGTDARTLFTPSSGASLAKASSFTEISLLNPVLVHSRTTQKPFYAILHRIDAGIVMDLEPAKSADPALTLAGAVQSQKLAVRAISRLQSLPGGDIGALCDTVVEDVQRLTGYDRVMVYQFHEDDHGEVVSEIRRSDLEPYLGLHYPSTDIPQAARFLFKQNRVRMICDCNATPVKVVQSEELKRPLCLVNSTLRAPHGCHTQYMANMGSIASLALAIVIKGKDTSNVIKGKDSSKLWGLVVGHHCSPRYVPFPLRYACEFLMQAFGLQLQMELQLASQLAEKKAMRTQTLLCDMLLRDTVSAIVTQSPGIMDLVKCDGAALYYRGKCWLVGVTPNEAQVKDLVNWLVDNHGDESTGLTTDSLVDAGYPGAISLGDAVCGVAAAGISSKDYLLWFRSNTARAIKWGGAKHHPKDKDDAGRMHPRSSFKAFLEVAKSKSLPWEISELDAIHSLRLIMRESFTSSRPVLSGNVVARGANELTSFVCEMVRVIETATAPIFGVDSSGCINGWNKKIAEMTGLLASEAMGKSLADEIVQEESHAALESLLSKALQGEEEKSVMLKLKKFGQNTHPDSSSSDVCVLLNSCTSRDYTEKIIGVCFVGQDITSEKAITDRFIRLQGDYKTIVQSLNPLIPPIFASDENACCSEWNAAMEKLTGWSKHEVIGKMLPGEVFGVFCKVKCQDSVTKFLISLYQGIAGHNVPESSLIEFFNKEGKYIVASITANKSTNTKGKVIRCFFFLQIINRESGLSCPELKESAQSLNELTYIRQEIKNPLNGIRFSHELLESSEISASQRQFLETSDACEKQITTIIESTDLKSIEEGKLQLETEEFRVETVLDTIISQVMIMLRERNSQLRVEVAEEIKTLPLYGDRSKLQLILADLMRNIVNHAPFPDSWIGIKVSRGHELTHENDHYIHLLFRMIHPGKGLPSNILSDMFETGDGWVTPDGLGLKLSRKLLEQMNGRVSYVREDERSFFQVDIQVKTMLGVKSRGTEAVSSIK, from the exons ATGGGATTCGAGAGCTCTTCATCAGCTGCTAGCAACATGAAACCTCTTGGCGGCGATTCTAAACCTCAAAAATCCAATACCGCTCAGTACTCTGTCGACGCTGGTCTCTTTGCTGATTTCGATCACTCCATTTACTCTGGCAAGTCTTTCAACTACTCCAAATCTGTTATTTCCCCACCCAGTTACGTTCCTGATGAACACATCACTGCTTATTTGTCTAATATCCAAAGAGGCGGTCTTGTTCAGCCTTTTGGTTGTTTGATTGCTGTTGAAGAACCTAGTTTTAGGATACTTGGTGTTAGTGAGAACTCTGCTGAGTTCCTTGGTTTGTTGTCTCTTGCTTCGAGCTCTCATTCTGCTGGTGGTGAGTTTGATAAAGTCAAGGGCTTGATTGGAACCGATGCAAGGACGCTTTTCACGCCTTCTTCTGGGGCTTCTTTGGctaaagcttcttcctttactGAGATTTCGCTGTTGAATCCTGTTTTGGTTCATTCTAGGACGACCCAGAAGCCTTTTTATGCTATACTTCACAGGATTGATGCCGGGATTGTCATGGATTTGGAGCCTGCTAAATCTGCTGACCCGGCTTTGACCCTTGCAGGTGCAGTTCAGTCTCAGAAGCTCGCCGTTAGGGCTATTTCTAGGCTGCAGTCGCTTCCTGGAGGAGATATTGGTGCTTTGTGTGATACTGTTGTGGAAGATGTTCAGAGACTTACCGGTTATGACCGTGTTATGGTCTATCAGTTTCATGAAGATGATCATGGTGAAGTTGTTTCTGAGATTAGAAGATCTGATTTGGAGCCTTATTTGGGTTTGCATTACCCTTCAACAGATATTCCTCAGGCCGCTCGGTTCTTGTTCAAACAGAACCGTGTCCGAATGATTTGTGATTGCAATGCTACTCCGGTTAAGGTTGTTCAGAGTGAGGAGCTCAAGAGACCACTTTGTTTAGTCAATTCTACTCTAAGAGCTCCTCATGGTTGCCACACGCAATATATGGCAAATATGGGCTCTATAGCTTCTCTTGCACTCGCAATTGTGATAAAAGGCAAAGATACAAGCAA TGTGATAAAAGGCAAAGATTCAAGCAAGCTTTGGGGATTAGTTGTAGGCCATCATTGTTCTCCTAGATACGTTCCATTCCCTTTAAGGTATGCTTGTGAGTTTCTGATGCAAGCATTTGGACTTCAGCTTCAaatggagcttcagttagcatcaCAGTTAGCCGAGAAGAAGGCTATGCGGACGCAGACCTTGTTATGTGATATGCTTCTCCGTGATACTGTTTCTGCTATTGTGACACAATCTCCGGGTATTATGGACCTTGTGAAGTGTGATGGAGCTGCGTTATATTACAGAGGAAAATGTTGGTTGGTTGGTGTTACTCCTAATGAGGCACAAGTTAAAGACTTGGTGAATTGGCTGGTTGATAATCACGGTGATGAGTCCACGGGTTTAACAACTGATAGCTTGGTGGATGCGGGATACCCTGGTGCCATCTCACTTGGAGATGCGGTTTGTGGTGTGGCAGCCGCGGGGATTTCTTCAAAAGATTACTTACTTTGGTTCAGATCCAATACTGCACGTGCTATCAAATGGGGAGGAGCTAAACATCATCCAAAGGATAAAGATGATGCCGGAAGAATGCATCCGAGGTCATCGTTCAAAGCGTTTCTTGAAGTTGCGAAGAGCAAAAGCTTGCCGTGGGAAATCTCAGAACTTGATGCAATCCATTCCCTGAGGCTTATAATGAGAGAGTCATTTACCAGCTCCAGGCCAGTTTTGTCTGGTAACGTTGTGGCAAGAGGTGCTAATGAGCTTACTTCTTTTGTGTGTGAAATGGTCAGGGTGATTGAAACCGCAACTGCACCTATTTTTGGTGTTGATTCTTCTGGATGTATCAATGGTTGGAACAAGAAAATCGCTGAAATGACGGGATTGCTAGCTAGTGAAGCGATGGGGAAGTCACTTGCCGATGAGATTGTTCAAGAGGAATCACATGCAGCTCTTGAAAGTCTCTTGTCCAAAGCTCTACAAG GTGAGGAGGAGAAAAGCGTAATGCTAAAACTGAAAAAGTTTGGCCAAAACACTCatccagattcttcttcttctgatgtgTGTGTACTCTTGAATTCATGCACGAGTCGGGATTATACTGAAAAAATCATTGGTGTCTGTTTTGTTGGTCAAGACATCACTAGTGAGAAAGCAATAACAGATAGATTCATCAGACTGCAAGGAGACTACAAGACTATTGTTCAAAGCTTAAATCCGTTGATTCCACCGATCTTCGCCTCAGATGAGAATGCTTGTTGTTCAGAGTGGAATGCAGCCATGGAAAAGCTCACCGGATGGTCAAAACACGAAGTGATTGGGAAAATGCTACCCGGTGAAGTCTTTGGAGTTTTTTGTAAAGTGAAATGCCAAGATTCAGTCACAAAGTTCTTGATCTCTCTGTACCAAGGAATTGCTGGTCATAATGTTCCAGAGAGTTCACTGATTGAGTTCTTTAACAAGGAAGGGAAGTACATAGTAGCATCCATAACCGCGAACAAGAGCACAAACACCAAAGGGAAAGTCAtcagatgtttcttcttcttgcagatTATTAATCGAGAATCGGGTTTGAGCTGCCCTGAACTGAAAGAGAGTGCTCAAAGCCTCAACGAATTAACTTACATAAGGCAAGAAATCAAGAATCCTCTCAACGGTATCCGATTTTCACATGAGCTTCTTGAATCCTCAGAGATTTCAGCTAGCCAAAGGCAGTTTCTGGAGACTAGTGATGCTTGTGAGAAGCAGATCACGACAATAATCGAAAGCACAGATTTAAAAAGCATCGAGGAAGG CAAGTTGCAACTGGAAACAGAGGAGTTTCGAGTTGAAACCGTCTTGGACACAATCATTAGCCAAGTGATGATTATGTTGAGAGAGAGGAACTCACAACTCAGGGTTGAAGTTGCTGAGGAGATCAAAACTCTGCCTCTCTATGGTGACAGATCAAAACTTCAGCTCATTCTTGCTGATCTTATGCGCAACATTGTGAATCATGCCCCGTTTCCAGATAGTTGGATAGGAATCAAGGTCTCACGAGGCCATGAGCTTACACACGAGAATGACCACTATATCCATCTACTATTCAG GATGATACATCCAGGTAAAGGACTTCCTTCAAATATCCTTAGTGATATGTTTGAGACTGGAGATGGTTGGGTCACGCCTGATGGTTTAGGGCTTAAGCTTTCACGGAAACTGCTGGAGCAGATGAATGGTCGTGTGAGTTATGTTCGAGAAGACGAACGTAGTTTCTTTCAGGTGGATATCCAAGTCAAGACAATGTTAGGTGTTAAGTCCAGAGGAACAGAGGCTGTTTCAAGCATAAAGTAG
- the LOC104718513 gene encoding phytochrome E-like isoform X1, with translation MGFESSSSAASNMKPLGGDSKPQKSNTAQYSVDAGLFADFDHSIYSGKSFNYSKSVISPPSYVPDEHITAYLSNIQRGGLVQPFGCLIAVEEPSFRILGVSENSAEFLGLLSLASSSHSAGGEFDKVKGLIGTDARTLFTPSSGASLAKASSFTEISLLNPVLVHSRTTQKPFYAILHRIDAGIVMDLEPAKSADPALTLAGAVQSQKLAVRAISRLQSLPGGDIGALCDTVVEDVQRLTGYDRVMVYQFHEDDHGEVVSEIRRSDLEPYLGLHYPSTDIPQAARFLFKQNRVRMICDCNATPVKVVQSEELKRPLCLVNSTLRAPHGCHTHYMANMGSIASLALAIVIKGKDSSKLWGLVVGHHCSPRYVPFPLRYACEFLMQAFGLQLQMELQLASQLAEKKAMRTQTLLCDMLLRDTVSAIVTQSPGIMDLVKCDGAALYYRGKCWLVGVTPNEAQVKDLVNWLVDNHGDESTGLTTDSLVDAGYPGAISLGDAVCGVAAAGISSKDYLLWFRSNTARAIKWGGAKHHPKDKDDAGRMHPRSSFKAFLEVAKSKSLPWEISELDAIHSLRLIMRESFTSSRPVLSGNVVARGANELTSFVCEMVRVIETATAPIFGVDSSGCINGWNKKIAEMTGLLASEAMGKSLADEIVQEESHAALESLLSKALQGEEEKSVMLKLKKFGQNTHPDSSSSDVCVLLNSCTSRDYTEKIIGVCFVGQDITSEKAITDRFIRLQGDYKTIVQSLNPLIPPIFASDENACCSEWNAAMEKLTGWSKHEVIGKMLPGEVFGVFCKVKCQDSVTKFLISLYQGIAGHNVPESSLIEFFNKEGKYIVASITANKSTNTKGKVIRCFFFLQIINRESGLSCPELKESAQSLNELTYIRQEIKNPLNGIRFSHELLESSEISASQRQFLETSDACEKQITTIIESTDLKSIEEGKLQLETEEFRVETVLDTIISQVMIMLRERNSQLRVEVAEEIKTLPLYGDRSKLQLILADLMRNIVNHAPFPDSWIGIKVSRGHELTHENDHYIHLLFRMIHPGKGLPSNILSDMFETGDGWVTPDGLGLKLSRKLLEQMNGRVSYVREDERSFFQVDIQVKTMLGVKSRGTEAVSSIK, from the exons ATGGGATTCGAGAGCTCTTCATCAGCTGCTAGCAACATGAAACCTCTTGGCGGCGATTCTAAACCTCAAAAATCCAATACCGCTCAGTACTCTGTCGACGCTGGTCTCTTTGCTGATTTCGATCACTCCATTTACTCTGGCAAGTCTTTCAACTACTCCAAATCTGTTATTTCCCCACCCAGTTACGTTCCTGATGAACACATCACTGCTTATTTGTCTAATATCCAAAGAGGCGGTCTTGTTCAGCCTTTTGGTTGTTTGATTGCTGTTGAAGAACCTAGTTTTAGGATACTTGGTGTTAGTGAGAACTCTGCTGAGTTCCTTGGTTTGTTGTCTCTTGCTTCGAGCTCTCATTCTGCTGGTGGTGAGTTTGATAAAGTCAAGGGCTTGATTGGAACCGATGCAAGGACGCTTTTCACGCCTTCTTCTGGGGCTTCTTTGGctaaagcttcttcctttactGAGATTTCGCTGTTGAATCCTGTTTTGGTTCATTCTAGGACGACCCAGAAGCCTTTTTATGCTATACTTCACAGGATTGATGCCGGGATTGTCATGGATTTGGAGCCTGCTAAATCTGCTGACCCGGCTTTGACCCTTGCAGGTGCAGTTCAGTCTCAGAAGCTCGCCGTTAGGGCTATTTCTAGGCTGCAGTCGCTTCCTGGAGGAGATATTGGTGCTTTGTGTGATACTGTTGTGGAAGATGTTCAGAGACTTACCGGTTATGACCGTGTTATGGTCTATCAGTTTCATGAAGATGATCATGGTGAAGTTGTTTCTGAGATTAGAAGATCTGATTTGGAGCCTTATTTGGGTTTGCATTACCCTTCAACAGATATTCCTCAGGCCGCTCGGTTCTTGTTCAAACAGAACCGTGTCCGAATGATTTGTGATTGCAATGCTACTCCGGTTAAG GTTGTTCAGAGTGAGGAGCTCAAGAGACCACTTTGTTTAGTCAACTCTACTCTAAGAGCTCCTCATGGATGCCACACGCACTATATGGCAAATATGGGCTCTATAGCTTCTCTTGCACTCGCAATTGTGATAAAAGGCAAAGATTCAAGCAAGCTTTGGGGATTAGTTGTAGGCCATCATTGTTCTCCTAGATACGTTCCATTCCCTTTAAGGTATGCTTGTGAGTTTCTGATGCAAGCATTTGGACTTCAGCTTCAaatggagcttcagttagcatcaCAGTTAGCCGAGAAGAAGGCTATGCGGACGCAGACCTTGTTATGTGATATGCTTCTCCGTGATACTGTTTCTGCTATTGTGACACAATCTCCGGGTATTATGGACCTTGTGAAGTGTGATGGAGCTGCGTTATATTACAGAGGAAAATGTTGGTTGGTTGGTGTTACTCCTAATGAGGCACAAGTTAAAGACTTGGTGAATTGGCTGGTTGATAATCACGGTGATGAGTCCACGGGTTTAACAACTGATAGCTTGGTGGATGCGGGATACCCTGGTGCCATCTCACTTGGAGATGCGGTTTGTGGTGTGGCAGCCGCGGGGATTTCTTCAAAAGATTACTTACTTTGGTTCAGATCCAATACTGCACGTGCTATCAAATGGGGAGGAGCTAAACATCATCCAAAGGATAAAGATGATGCCGGAAGAATGCATCCGAGGTCATCGTTCAAAGCGTTTCTTGAAGTTGCGAAGAGCAAAAGCTTGCCGTGGGAAATCTCAGAACTTGATGCAATCCATTCCCTGAGGCTTATAATGAGAGAGTCATTTACCAGCTCCAGGCCAGTTTTGTCTGGTAACGTTGTGGCAAGAGGTGCTAATGAGCTTACTTCTTTTGTGTGTGAAATGGTCAGGGTGATTGAAACCGCAACTGCACCTATTTTTGGTGTTGATTCTTCTGGATGTATCAATGGTTGGAACAAGAAAATCGCTGAAATGACGGGATTGCTAGCTAGTGAAGCGATGGGGAAGTCACTTGCCGATGAGATTGTTCAAGAGGAATCACATGCAGCTCTTGAAAGTCTCTTGTCCAAAGCTCTACAAG GTGAGGAGGAGAAAAGCGTAATGCTAAAACTGAAAAAGTTTGGCCAAAACACTCatccagattcttcttcttctgatgtgTGTGTACTCTTGAATTCATGCACGAGTCGGGATTATACTGAAAAAATCATTGGTGTCTGTTTTGTTGGTCAAGACATCACTAGTGAGAAAGCAATAACAGATAGATTCATCAGACTGCAAGGAGACTACAAGACTATTGTTCAAAGCTTAAATCCGTTGATTCCACCGATCTTCGCCTCAGATGAGAATGCTTGTTGTTCAGAGTGGAATGCAGCCATGGAAAAGCTCACCGGATGGTCAAAACACGAAGTGATTGGGAAAATGCTACCCGGTGAAGTCTTTGGAGTTTTTTGTAAAGTGAAATGCCAAGATTCAGTCACAAAGTTCTTGATCTCTCTGTACCAAGGAATTGCTGGTCATAATGTTCCAGAGAGTTCACTGATTGAGTTCTTTAACAAGGAAGGGAAGTACATAGTAGCATCCATAACCGCGAACAAGAGCACAAACACCAAAGGGAAAGTCAtcagatgtttcttcttcttgcagatTATTAATCGAGAATCGGGTTTGAGCTGCCCTGAACTGAAAGAGAGTGCTCAAAGCCTCAACGAATTAACTTACATAAGGCAAGAAATCAAGAATCCTCTCAACGGTATCCGATTTTCACATGAGCTTCTTGAATCCTCAGAGATTTCAGCTAGCCAAAGGCAGTTTCTGGAGACTAGTGATGCTTGTGAGAAGCAGATCACGACAATAATCGAAAGCACAGATTTAAAAAGCATCGAGGAAGG CAAGTTGCAACTGGAAACAGAGGAGTTTCGAGTTGAAACCGTCTTGGACACAATCATTAGCCAAGTGATGATTATGTTGAGAGAGAGGAACTCACAACTCAGGGTTGAAGTTGCTGAGGAGATCAAAACTCTGCCTCTCTATGGTGACAGATCAAAACTTCAGCTCATTCTTGCTGATCTTATGCGCAACATTGTGAATCATGCCCCGTTTCCAGATAGTTGGATAGGAATCAAGGTCTCACGAGGCCATGAGCTTACACACGAGAATGACCACTATATCCATCTACTATTCAG GATGATACATCCAGGTAAAGGACTTCCTTCAAATATCCTTAGTGATATGTTTGAGACTGGAGATGGTTGGGTCACGCCTGATGGTTTAGGGCTTAAGCTTTCACGGAAACTGCTGGAGCAGATGAATGGTCGTGTGAGTTATGTTCGAGAAGACGAACGTAGTTTCTTTCAGGTGGATATCCAAGTCAAGACAATGTTAGGTGTTAAGTCCAGAGGAACAGAGGCTGTTTCAAGCATAAAGTAG